In Maylandia zebra isolate NMK-2024a linkage group LG12, Mzebra_GT3a, whole genome shotgun sequence, a single genomic region encodes these proteins:
- the nelfb gene encoding negative elongation factor B: MFAGLPELGISNGEDLKETLTNCTEPLKAIDQFQMENGILLPTLQSALPFLDLHGTPRLEFHQSVFDELREKLMERVAVIAEGKEEDRYRKLEELLEKSFPLVKMPSIQPVVMQVLKHLPKVPEKKLKMVMADKELYKVCAVEVKRQIWQDNQALFGDEVSPLLKQYIVEKEAALFSSDLSILHNFFSPSPKTRRQGEVVLKLTQMIGKNVKLYDMVLQFLRTLFLRTRNVHYCTLRAELLMSLHDLDISEICSVDPCHKFTWCLDACIREKFVDGKRARELQGFLDGVKKGQEQVLGDLSMILCDPFACNTLVLSIMRNLQELLSQDALPRDSPDLMLLLRMLSLGQGAWDMIDSQVFKEPRLDLEVVTRFLPAMMSVVVDDHTFTVEQKLPSEEKSSLSYPTTLPESFNRYLQENRVACEMGLYYVLHIAKLRNKNALQRLLPALVETYNDMAFGDIFLHLLTGHLTLLSDEFGSEEFCSVVFDGFLLTSFSSKENVHRHTLRMLLHLHHKVLPSCMETLMKTLDPPKQCSEPLKELYTQLTEKMEAQKKSPPPTDETPSLDLGLHPVTVPTTASTPTTPL; encoded by the exons ATGTTCGCGGGGCTGCCTGAGCTTGGTATATCCAACGGAGAGGATCTTAAAGAAACTCTCACTAACTGCACAGAGCCGCTGAAAGCCATCGATCAGTTTCAG ATGGAAAATGGAATCTTGCTGCCAACGCTCCAGTCTGCTCTTCCTTTTCTCGATCTCCATGGCACGCCTCGGCTTGAGTTCCACCAGTCTGTCTTTGATGAgcttagagaaaagctgatggaGCGAGTTGCCGTCATAGCCgaggggaaggaggaggacag ATACAGGAAGCTTGAAGAGCTGCTCGAGAAGAGCTTCCCACTTGTTAAAATGCCATCTATTCAGCCGGTGGTGATGCAGGTCCTGAAGCATCTACCTAAG GTGCCAGAGAAGAAACTAAAGATGGTGATGGCTGACAAAGAGCTCTACAAGGTGTGTGCAGTAGAGGTAAAAAGGCAGATCTGGCAGGACAACCAGGCTCTGTTTGGGGATGAAGTCTCACCTCTCCTAAAACAGTACATTGTGGAGAAGGAAGCAGCTCTGTTCAGCAGCGACCTCTCCATCCTGCACAATTTCTTCAGCCCTTCTCCAAAAACACGACGCCAAGGCGAG GTGGTTCTAAAGCTGACTCAGATGATCGGGAAGAATGTGAAACTGTATGACATGGTGCTGCAGTTTTTACGAACTCTCTTTCTGCGAACCCGGAATGTCCACTACTGCACCCTGAGAGCAGAACTGCTCATGTCTCTTCATGACCTGGACATCAGTGAGATCTGCTCGGTGGATCCCTGCCATAAG TTCACTTGGTGTTTAGATGCCTGTATCCGTGAGAAGTTTGTGGATGGTAAGCGAGCCAGAGAGTTACAGGGTTTCCTGGATGGAGTGAAGAAAGGACAAGAGCAAGTCCTTGG GGACCTGTCTATGATCCTGTGTGACCCGTTTGCCTGCAACACCCTAGTCTTGAGTATCATGAGGAACCTGCAAGAGCTGCTGAGTCAGGATGCTTTACCACGA gatAGTCCTGACCTGATGCTTCTGCTGAGGATGCTCTCACTGGGTCAAGGAGCCTGGGACATGATTGACAGTCAGGTCTTCAAAGAGCCTCGTTTG GATTTGGAAGTGGTTACTCGCTTTTTGCCTGCAATGATGTCAGTGGTTGTGGATGATCACACCTTTACTGTGGAACAGAAGCTCCCAAGTGAAGAAAAGAGCTCGCTGTCATACCCCACCACCCTGCCTGAATCCTTCAACAg ATACCTGCAGGAGAACAGAGTGGCCTGTGAAATGGGTCTCTACTATGTCCTCCACATCGCCAAACTGAGGAACAAGAATGCCTTACAACGGTTGCTGCCTGCACTTG TGGAGACCTACAATGATATGGCTTTTGGTGATATCTTCCTTCACCTGCTGACTGGACACCTCACACTTCTCTCTGATGAGTTTGGATCAGAAGAGTTTTGTTCAGTTGTCTTTGATGGATTCCTCCTTACATCTTTCTCCAG TAAAGAAAATGTCCACAGACACACCCTGAGGATGTTACTGCATCTACACCACAAAGTGTTACCATCATGTATGGAAACTTTAATGAAAACGCTGGACCCTCCAAAACAG